In one window of Tenrec ecaudatus isolate mTenEca1 chromosome 3, mTenEca1.hap1, whole genome shotgun sequence DNA:
- the LOC142443388 gene encoding cdc42 effector protein 5-like has product MPVLKQLGAPQPKKRPERGALSISAPLSDFRHTLHVGRGGDAFRDTSFLSRHGGGPPPEPRSTPAPPLREPADPLLTFHLDLGPSMLDAVLGVMDPGRPGAAAPKPKHGLDPSSGAQHPRAGCSALADLEVDDDVIGL; this is encoded by the coding sequence ATGCCGGTCCTGAAGCAGCTGGGGGCCCCGCAGCCCAAGAAGCGGCCAGAGCGCGGCGCGCTGTCCATCTCTGCTCCACTCAGCGACTTCAGACACACTCTGCATGTGGGGCGCGGAGGCGACGCCTTCAGGGACACCTCGTTTCTGAGCCGCCACGGTGGCGGGCCGCCCCCAGAGCCCCGCAGCACCCCCGCGCCCCCGCTCCGTGAGCCCGCCGACCCTCTGCTGACCTTCCACCTGGATCTGGGCCCCTCCATGCTGGACGCCGTGCTGGGAGTCATGGACCCGGGTCGACCCGGGGCGGCTGCCCCAAAGCCGAAGCACGGCCTGGACCCCAGCTCTGGGGCCCAGCATCCCAGAGCTGGCTGCAGCGCCCTCGCTGACCTGGAGGTGGACGACGATGTCATAGGCCTGTAG